One Pseudomonas muyukensis DNA segment encodes these proteins:
- a CDS encoding C4-dicarboxylate transporter DctA, whose protein sequence is MLKWCSRSIFLQVVLGLALGVVCGLSFPDLSLQLKPLGDGFIKLIKMLIGLIVFCVVVSGISGAGDLKKVGRIGLKSVIYFEVLTTLALVIGLVFAFTSGIGSGANIHLDQLSSSDAGALAERGAHIHSTTTFLMDLIPTSVVGAFADNNILQVLLFSVLFGSALNLVGESASGISRLINELSHVIFRIMGMIVRLAPIGVFGAIAFTTSKYGLSSLQHLGGLVALFYLTCAGFVLIVLGTVMRLSGLKLLPFIKYLREELSIVLGTASSDAVLPQVMRKLEHLGIGSSTVGLVIPTGYSFNLDGFSIYLTLAIVFIANATGTPLAMTDLLTILLVSLVTSKGAHGIPGSALVILAATLTAVPAIPVVGLVLVLAVDWFMGIGRALTNLIGNCVATVAIARWEKDIDLERANNVLANKPGFAPASRKQGQPHQQEF, encoded by the coding sequence ATGCTCAAATGGTGTTCGCGTTCGATCTTCCTCCAGGTGGTGCTCGGCCTCGCCCTCGGCGTTGTCTGCGGCCTGAGCTTCCCCGACCTGTCCCTGCAACTCAAACCCCTCGGTGATGGCTTCATCAAGCTGATCAAGATGCTCATCGGCCTGATCGTGTTCTGCGTGGTGGTCAGCGGCATCTCCGGCGCCGGCGACCTGAAGAAAGTCGGGCGCATCGGCCTTAAATCGGTGATCTACTTCGAAGTGCTGACCACCCTGGCCCTGGTGATCGGCCTGGTGTTCGCCTTCACCAGCGGCATCGGCAGCGGCGCCAACATCCACCTCGACCAGCTCTCCAGCAGCGATGCCGGCGCCCTGGCCGAACGCGGCGCGCATATCCACAGCACCACCACCTTTCTCATGGACCTGATCCCCACCTCGGTGGTGGGCGCCTTTGCCGACAACAATATCCTCCAGGTCCTGCTGTTCTCGGTACTGTTCGGCAGCGCCCTGAACCTGGTGGGCGAATCGGCCTCGGGCATCTCGCGGCTGATCAACGAGCTGAGCCATGTGATCTTCCGCATCATGGGCATGATCGTGCGCCTGGCGCCGATCGGCGTGTTCGGCGCCATCGCCTTCACCACCAGCAAGTACGGCCTGAGCTCGCTGCAGCACCTGGGCGGGCTGGTGGCGCTGTTCTACCTGACCTGCGCCGGCTTCGTGCTGATCGTGCTGGGCACCGTCATGCGCCTGTCGGGCCTCAAGCTGCTGCCGTTCATCAAGTACCTGCGCGAAGAGCTGTCCATCGTCCTCGGCACCGCCTCCTCCGACGCCGTGCTGCCGCAGGTGATGCGCAAGCTCGAACACCTGGGCATCGGCAGCTCCACCGTCGGCCTGGTGATCCCCACCGGCTACTCGTTCAACCTCGATGGTTTTTCCATCTACCTGACCCTGGCCATCGTGTTCATCGCCAACGCCACCGGCACGCCACTGGCGATGACCGACCTGTTGACCATCCTGTTGGTGTCGCTGGTGACTTCCAAGGGGGCTCATGGCATCCCAGGCTCGGCCCTGGTGATCCTGGCCGCCACCTTGACCGCCGTGCCAGCGATCCCGGTGGTGGGCCTGGTGCTGGTACTGGCGGTGGACTGGTTCATGGGCATCGGCCGCGCGCTGACCAACCTGATCGGCAACTGCGTCGCCACCGTGGCCATCGCCCGCTGGGAGAAGGACATCGACCTGGAGCGGGCCAACAATGTGCTGGCCAACAAGCCGGGCTTCGCCCCCGCCAGCCGCAAGCAGGGCCAACCCCATCAACAGGAATTCTAA
- a CDS encoding GNAT family N-acetyltransferase: MNHSIAPVGAEHFDRLADLWEASVRATHDFLPEGYIERLKPLVREQYLGFVQLRAWRDAQGQIQGFAGVHDGKLEMLFVDPACRGQGIGKALLAQVIEELGVREVDVNEQNPQAVGFYLKHGFVQAGRSEVDGQGDPYPLLQLKLEH; this comes from the coding sequence ATGAACCACAGCATCGCGCCGGTTGGCGCGGAACACTTCGATCGGCTTGCCGATCTCTGGGAAGCCTCGGTGCGGGCAACCCATGACTTTCTCCCCGAGGGCTATATCGAGCGCTTGAAGCCGCTGGTGCGCGAGCAGTACCTGGGCTTTGTCCAGCTGCGGGCCTGGCGCGATGCCCAGGGGCAGATCCAGGGCTTTGCCGGGGTGCATGACGGCAAGCTGGAAATGCTCTTCGTCGACCCGGCGTGCCGGGGCCAGGGCATCGGCAAGGCGCTGCTGGCCCAGGTGATCGAGGAGCTGGGCGTGCGGGAGGTCGATGTCAACGAGCAGAACCCGCAGGCGGTGGGCTTCTACCTGAAGCACGGGTTCGTCCAGGCCGGGCGCAGCGAAGTCGATGGCCAAGGCGACCCCTACCCATTGCTGCAACTGAAACTGGAGCACTGA
- a CDS encoding FadR/GntR family transcriptional regulator, translating to MISSSTVVNSVVEKLRQALARGQWRSGDMLPGQRELAEQLGISRPSLREAVIVLETLGLVRSLPGKGVLVLEADAAQAQEPEAVAAASLADVLELRYTLEPFIAGLVAQSAGSQDIGQLRLTLMDLREALEAQDHEAGVNAYIAFHEALFALTTNPIFQSVVQQTGNALKQSAEMLRNSPEHLAARLNENEAVVRAIRERNSALASLQMRRHILAEGQRMGIALNIPDDHPGT from the coding sequence GTGATCAGCTCGTCGACCGTAGTCAATTCAGTGGTGGAGAAACTCCGCCAGGCCCTGGCCCGTGGCCAGTGGCGCAGCGGCGACATGCTGCCCGGCCAGCGCGAGCTGGCCGAGCAACTGGGCATCAGCCGCCCCAGCCTGCGCGAGGCGGTAATCGTGCTGGAAACCCTGGGCCTGGTGCGCTCGCTGCCGGGCAAGGGCGTGCTGGTGCTCGAGGCCGACGCCGCCCAGGCCCAGGAGCCAGAGGCCGTTGCCGCGGCCAGCCTGGCCGACGTGCTCGAACTGCGCTACACCCTCGAACCCTTCATCGCCGGCCTGGTCGCGCAATCGGCCGGCAGCCAGGACATCGGCCAACTGCGCCTGACCCTGATGGACCTGCGCGAAGCCCTCGAGGCCCAGGACCACGAGGCCGGGGTCAACGCCTACATCGCTTTCCACGAGGCGCTGTTCGCCCTGACCACCAACCCGATCTTCCAGAGCGTGGTGCAACAGACCGGCAACGCCCTCAAGCAAAGTGCCGAGATGCTGCGCAATTCGCCCGAGCACCTGGCCGCGCGGCTGAACGAGAACGAGGCGGTGGTGCGGGCCATCCGCGAGCGCAACAGCGCCCTGGCCAGCCTGCAGATGCGCCGGCACATCCTCGCCGAGGGCCAGCGCATGGGCATTGCCCTGAACATCCCGGACGACCACCCCGGCACCTGA
- a CDS encoding PACE efflux transporter yields the protein MQGLKRKLVYVTFYELIGLCMSTLGLAYLSDTQASHTGPLAVMITTIAMAWNFIYNSLFEYWESRQATRGRSVARRVAHAVGFQLTLVVYLIPLIAWWLGMSLLEAFVVDLAFIILIPCYTFLYNWAFDRIFGLPTSAMAAA from the coding sequence GTGCAAGGACTCAAACGCAAACTGGTCTACGTGACCTTCTATGAACTGATCGGCCTGTGCATGTCGACCCTGGGGCTGGCCTACCTGTCCGATACCCAGGCCTCGCACACCGGCCCCCTGGCGGTGATGATCACCACCATCGCCATGGCCTGGAACTTCATCTACAACAGCCTGTTCGAGTACTGGGAAAGCCGCCAGGCCACCCGCGGGCGCAGCGTGGCGCGGCGGGTGGCCCATGCGGTTGGTTTCCAGCTGACCCTGGTGGTGTACCTGATCCCGCTGATCGCCTGGTGGCTGGGCATGAGCTTGCTGGAGGCGTTCGTGGTGGACCTGGCGTTCATCATCCTGATCCCTTGCTACACCTTCCTCTACAACTGGGCGTTCGACCGGATCTTCGGCCTGCCGACCTCGGCCATGGCGGCGGCCTGA
- a CDS encoding GntR family transcriptional regulator, with product MSACAPHLPALLGVGETRLSAEQIYPRLFDAILEQRLPPGSPLPEQALGNAFGVSRTVIRRVLGRLSDQQVVVQRPSHTAHLAAPDPEQARQVLSARRLAETTLIGLATQRARPAQIRQLRQLVERERQHHERGERCTAIRLGGEFHMKLAQMAANAPLARFLDGLVPMTSLIIARYESPCCEHCAWQEHAAIIDAVERADEACALALMHEHLDRLEAKLDLDQNGCA from the coding sequence ATGAGCGCCTGCGCCCCCCACCTGCCTGCCCTGCTCGGCGTCGGCGAGACCCGCCTGTCGGCCGAGCAGATCTACCCCCGGCTGTTCGACGCCATCCTCGAACAGCGCCTGCCGCCGGGCAGCCCGCTGCCCGAGCAGGCGCTGGGCAACGCCTTCGGCGTCAGCCGCACGGTGATCCGCCGGGTGCTCGGGCGCCTGTCCGATCAGCAGGTGGTGGTGCAACGCCCCAGCCACACCGCGCACCTGGCCGCGCCCGACCCTGAGCAGGCGCGCCAGGTGCTCAGTGCCCGACGCCTGGCCGAGACCACGCTGATCGGCCTGGCTACCCAGCGCGCGCGCCCGGCGCAGATCCGCCAACTGCGCCAACTGGTCGAACGCGAGCGCCAGCACCATGAGCGCGGCGAGCGCTGCACGGCCATTCGCCTGGGCGGCGAGTTCCACATGAAACTTGCGCAAATGGCCGCCAACGCCCCGCTGGCGCGCTTTCTCGACGGCCTGGTGCCAATGACCTCGCTGATCATCGCCCGCTATGAGTCACCTTGCTGCGAGCACTGCGCCTGGCAGGAGCACGCGGCGATCATCGATGCGGTGGAGCGCGCCGACGAGGCCTGCGCCCTGGCCCTGATGCACGAGCATCTGGACCGCCTGGAAGCCAAGCTCGACCTCGATCAGAACGGCTGCGCGTAG
- a CDS encoding LysR family transcriptional regulator: protein MNFSSDTILLFLAVLDRGSFSAAARACGRVPSAVSMAIGNLEAELGYPLFLRGSREARPTAQAQALEPHARLIAEQLGLLQVHALELSRGLESSLAIAVVPDIDQRPLLTAISRLGERYPLLDIELLAAPQEEALQLLDSGRVNLCLAFAGLQVDARRSFQYIAMESLVATLSPHHPALREGRIRHLEDLVSLRQILVRSRDLPLSDPRSLIGTSHWRTDSLDLAVQMVEAGLGWGDLPLSRIAPALAAGRLVRLRFQNTRNELQLPVHAFWLKQQALGQAARALVGLLSPQ, encoded by the coding sequence ATGAACTTTTCCAGCGACACCATCCTGCTGTTCCTCGCCGTGCTCGACCGCGGTTCGTTTTCCGCTGCCGCCCGGGCCTGCGGGCGCGTGCCCTCGGCGGTCAGCATGGCCATCGGCAACCTCGAGGCGGAGCTGGGCTACCCGCTGTTCCTGCGCGGCTCGCGCGAGGCGCGCCCCACCGCCCAGGCCCAGGCCCTGGAACCCCACGCGCGGTTGATCGCCGAGCAACTGGGCCTGCTGCAGGTGCATGCCCTGGAGCTGTCCCGCGGGCTGGAAAGCAGCCTGGCCATCGCCGTGGTGCCGGATATCGACCAACGCCCGCTGCTCACGGCCATCAGCCGCCTGGGCGAGCGCTACCCACTGCTGGACATCGAGCTGCTGGCCGCGCCCCAGGAGGAGGCCCTGCAACTGCTCGACAGCGGCCGGGTCAACCTGTGCCTGGCCTTTGCCGGGTTGCAGGTCGATGCCCGGCGCAGCTTCCAGTACATCGCCATGGAGTCATTGGTGGCCACCCTGTCGCCCCACCACCCTGCCCTGCGCGAAGGGCGTATCCGCCACCTCGAGGACCTGGTCAGCCTGCGCCAGATCCTGGTCCGCAGCCGCGACCTGCCGTTGTCCGACCCCCGCTCGTTGATCGGCACCTCGCACTGGCGCACCGACAGCCTCGACCTGGCGGTGCAGATGGTCGAGGCCGGCCTGGGCTGGGGCGACCTGCCGTTGTCGCGGATCGCCCCGGCGCTGGCCGCCGGGCGCCTGGTGCGCCTGCGCTTCCAGAACACCCGCAACGAGCTGCAACTGCCGGTGCACGCCTTCTGGCTCAAGCAGCAAGCCCTCGGCCAGGCCGCCCGGGCCTTGGTCGGCTTGCTGTCGCCGCAATAA
- a CDS encoding isochorismatase family protein, with the protein MTLAKADALLLVDVQCAFMEGADAVPAHLALQASIARLLARARQAGVPVVFLQNDGAPGSPDAPHSAGWQLYFAPVRGEHLLFKTEDDGFGETELQALLNALGVRRLALCGVLSDMCLAATARAALQRGFDVLLPHDAHATYDVPPGPGGSPGVPAALAARAAEWSLGDEVQILAGVDALGFSAASPTGG; encoded by the coding sequence ATGACCCTTGCCAAGGCCGATGCCCTGCTGTTGGTGGATGTGCAGTGCGCGTTCATGGAGGGTGCCGATGCGGTGCCTGCACACCTGGCCTTGCAGGCGAGCATCGCCCGCCTGCTGGCCCGCGCCCGCCAGGCCGGGGTGCCGGTGGTCTTCCTGCAGAACGACGGGGCGCCTGGTAGCCCGGACGCCCCGCACAGCGCGGGCTGGCAACTGTACTTCGCGCCTGTTCGGGGAGAGCACCTGCTGTTCAAGACCGAGGACGACGGCTTTGGCGAAACCGAACTGCAAGCGCTGCTGAACGCGCTTGGCGTTCGCCGGCTGGCCCTGTGCGGGGTGCTTTCGGACATGTGCCTGGCCGCTACCGCGCGTGCCGCGCTGCAACGGGGGTTCGATGTGCTGCTGCCCCACGATGCCCATGCCACCTATGACGTGCCGCCGGGGCCGGGCGGCTCGCCAGGGGTGCCAGCCGCCCTGGCGGCGCGGGCGGCGGAGTGGTCGCTGGGTGACGAGGTGCAGATCCTGGCCGGGGTCGACGCCCTGGGCTTCAGCGCGGCCAGCCCGACTGGCGGATGA